CTTAATTTTTCAAAATATTGTACCACAGGAAGGTAGTGTGGTAAGTGGCAACAGAAGCTATGCCTTTGGTTTAATGCTTGCAATGCTAGCACCAAAACTTATTTTAGTCATCTTTATGTTTGGCGAAGATATTATTCGCTTTTTTGTAGCAACGTACTACCGATTCTTTTCTACCGAAACTTCATTTACGATACCCTCAAGAAGAAAATTTATAAGTCAGGTTGCCTTGGGAATTGCAGCAATACCATTTGCATCATTATTATACGGAATGATACAAGGTAAATACAATTTTAGAGTTTTAAAGTACGAACTAAGTTTTGACGATTTGCCTGAAGCTTTCAATGGGTACCAAATTACTCAAATAAGCGATATTCATTCTGGAAGCTTTGATAATTTTGAAAAGATAAAATACGCTGTAAACCTTATTAACGAACAACAAAGTGATGCTATTTTCTTTACTGGAGATATGGTAAATAATAAAGCATCTGAAATGGATCCTTGGAAAGTACTTTTTGGGAGTTTTAAAGCCAAAGATGGTGTGTTCTCGATACTAGGAAACCACGACTATGGTGATTATGTTGATTGGGCTAATGAAAAAGAAAAAGCCGAAAACCTTTTAAATCTTAAAAACATTCAAAAG
This region of Croceibacter atlanticus HTCC2559 genomic DNA includes:
- a CDS encoding metallophosphoesterase, which codes for MRWLIFIVIYILIDIYAFQALKTITPNKIWHYSYLILSLLVVGNLIFQNIVPQEGSVVSGNRSYAFGLMLAMLAPKLILVIFMFGEDIIRFFVATYYRFFSTETSFTIPSRRKFISQVALGIAAIPFASLLYGMIQGKYNFRVLKYELSFDDLPEAFNGYQITQISDIHSGSFDNFEKIKYAVNLINEQQSDAIFFTGDMVNNKASEMDPWKVLFGSFKAKDGVFSILGNHDYGDYVDWANEKEKAENLLNLKNIQKEMGYDLLLNEHRSIQRGKDSIKIVGVENWGAGGFVKHGDIEKASEGLSERDFKILLSHDPSYWQQNIKSNPKNFQLTLSGHTHGMQFGIEIPGVIKWSPVQYRYKNWAGIYEELGRRINVNRGFGYLGYPGRVGIWPEITVITLKAKDA